TCGGCGCGCAGCGGATGCGTTTCGCCGAAGATGCGCACTTCGGGCAGCTTGTCGATCAGCTTTTTGCCCAGCGTGTGTTCGGCGCAGAAGCCGACCATGATCACCGTGGCCCGCGGGTCCTCGATGTTGTTGCGCAGATGGTGGAGCACGCGGCCGGCCTCGCACATGCCCGAGGCGGAGATGATGACCATCGGCATGCGGCTGTCGTTCAGCTTTTTCGAATCCTGGACATCGCGGATGTAGGTGAGTTTCTCAAAGCCGAAAGGGTTGGGGTCCGAGCGCATGTACTGGAGCAAATTCCTGTCGAAACACTCCGGATGCGCCATGAAGACGCCCGTCGCGTTGACGGCGAGGGGGCTGTCGACGTACATCGGAATCGGCGGGAGGCGATCCTCGTTCTGCAGCTGATCCAGCGCGTAGACGATCTCCTGCGTCCGCCCGACGGCGAAGGCCGGGATGATCACCTTGCCGCCGCGGGCGCTGGTGCGTTCGACGACTTCGGCCAGCCGGTTTTTGGCCTGGTCCGCCGGCTCGTGGACCTTGCCGCCGTAGGTCGACTCCGAGATGAGGTAGTCGCAGGCATCCATCGGCTGCGGATCGCGCAGGATGGGCCGGCCCGGGGACCCGACGTCGCCCGTGAACCCGAGGCGGATCGTCCGGCCGCGTTCCTGGATCGTCAGCACCATGGTGGCCGAGCCGAGGATATGGCCGGCGTCGCGGTAGACCACACTGACGCCTTCGACCGGGCTGAACGGGTCGCCGTAGCTGACGCTCACGAAGCGGTTGAGGATGCCCTCGACATCGTCATCGTCGTACAGCGCCTCGACGGGCTCCTTGTCCTTGCGTTTCCGGATGCGGTTGACGCACTCGACGTCCTTTTCCTGGATGTGGGCGCTGTCGTACAGGAGCAGGCTGGCCAGGTCGTAGGTGGCGTGGGTGGCGTAGACCCGTCCGCGGAAACCCTCCTTGTAGAGTTTGGGGAGGAGGCCGGCGTGATCGATGTGCGCGTGGGAGAGCAGCACGACGTCGATCGAGCTCGCCTCGAACCCGAAATTGCGGTTGATATGCTCCGCCTCCGCGCGCCGGCCCTGATACAGGCCGCAATCGAGCAGCAGGCGTTTGCCGTTTTCCAGTTCGAGCAGGTGTTTGGAGCCGGTCACGGTGCGCGCCGCGCCCCAGAAAGTCAATTTCATGCCGTAATCAGATCGAGTAGGAAGACCGTGAAGCGAGTGGGCCTGCAAAAACGCACACCAGTATAGGAAAACGATCCATGGGATTCGAGCATAAAAACATGCGCACTTGGGAGGTTTGGCGCATAGCTATGTAGACAAAAACCCCCTCTCCACCCCGGGCAGCGTGGCTATCTTGCCATTGACTACGCGCATCCGTCTGCATACGACGCTTTGCCATGCTCGTGTGCGCGCCGGACCCGGCCTGCGTGTAGTTCGCCGTCCGAGACAGATGGCTGTCCGCTTCGGCACCTGACCCACATCTCAGAAGACGCTACATCCTGGCGCAACGTAATTCGCTGCAGACCGCGACCGATCGGTGCGCACGGTATCCCCGGCGCGACGACTGCACGTCGCGATCTGTCGGCTTTGTGAACGACGCCTCCTGACAGGTCTCGCTGTTCGATGCGCTGCCCGCGTATCCCCCACTGAGATTCTGATACGAAAACCCGAAATGATCATGTATCGTGCGGTTGCTCTCCTTGTAGTTATGTTTTTGATGGCGGCCCCCCGGACCGCAAACGTAGTGATGGCCCAGGAAATGCGCCTCGGCGACGGCGTCCGCGTCACCATTTTCAACGTCGACGACGACGTCAGCGGGGATTATTTCGTGATGACGGACTGGACGATGCAGTTGCCCTACATCGGCATGGTGAGTGTGAACGAGCGGCCTTTCGACGCCGTCCGCAGCGAGATCATGGAACGCTACCGCCAGATCTATCGCGACCCCGAGCTGTCCGTCCAGCCGCTGTTTCGCGTCAGCGTGCTCGGCGAAGTGCGCGATCCGGGGATTTATTTCGTGACCGGTTACGAGCGGTTGACCGATCTGATGGCGATGGCCGGCGGCGAGACGCTCGACGCCGATCTGGACCAGCTCTACCTCCTGCGCGAGGGCGACAAGATCAACATCAACGCCAAGGAAATCCTCAAGCGGGGCGACACCCTCTCGGATTTCGGCCTCATGTCCGGCGACCAGCTGTACGTCTCGCGGGTCGGCCTCGTCAGTTACCGCAACGCCTCTTTGCTCATTTCCGGCGTGGGAGTGATCGCCACCGTCGCCGCCATCTTTATCGCTCGACGTTAACCGCGCACCACATCTTCCCCATCCAAACCATCCGACCATGGGCACTCCACTCCTAGAAAGCGGAAACAACTACAATCCCTTCACCCAGGGACCGAAAAAAGACCCGCTTCTGACGTTCGGCGACCTCATCCAGATCGTGTACCGGCACAAGCATGTGCTCATCATCACGACGATCCTCTTCGCCGCGCTCGCCGTCGCCTACACGATGGTCACCAAGCCCGTCTACCAGGCCAATGTGACGCTCAAAAAAGAGCAGAATACCGCCAAAGGAGGGCCCGTAGACGATTTCAGCCGCATCCTGTTCGCGCAGCAGGCGATGGACCAGATCGACACCGAGGCCCAGCTGCTCACGTCGCGCCAGGTGCTGGAGAGCGTCGTGCTCGAACTCGACCTGCTGGTGACGGTTGGCCAGTTCCAGGTGCCGGACTTGATCGATTACGCGTTCGACATGTCGCTGGCCGAATATCAGCACGAGCTGGATCAGCACCCCGAGAGCGGCGTGCCGCGCATCAAGATCGACGAATACAACGTCAAGCCCGGCTTTCGCACGGTCCCGGGCGGCTCGTACCGGCTGCGCGTCAACGAGCGCGGCCTGCTCGAATTGCACGACATGGAGGTGGACAGCCTGCTCGCGATGGCGTCGTCCACCCGCGAGGCCGTGTTTACGCTCCCGCACTTCACCATGCGGGTGGATTGGCCGAATCCGGTGGCTGGCAGCGAACTGCGGTTCGAGACGGGCACCCCGGAACGCGTCGTGGGCGACCTCGGGGACCAGATCGATGTCGAGAATCCGCCGAACACCACCCTGCTCCGCGCCACGGTGCGTTCGAACTCGCCGTACATGGCGCAGCTGATCGCCAACACCCTCGCGACGTCGTTTCAGGCCTCCCGCTTCGAGCACAAACGGGAAGCCATCCGCTATTCGTCCAAGTTTATCGACGACCAGCTGACCGAGATCACGACCAACCTGCGGCGTTCCGAGGACAGCCTGAGCACCTTCCGGGGGCGCAATCGGATCACGAGCATCGACGAAGGGACGCGCGAGACGATCGAGTTCATCACCCAGCTCGAGTCTGAAAAGGTGCAGACCGAACTCGAACTGGCGCAGTACGAAAGCCGGTACGAGACGCTCAAGGGGCAGTTCAGCGAAAAAGGGTTCTTCGACCAGACCTACCTCACGCCGCAAACCGATCAGAACAGCAACTATACGCCGTTCTCGACCCTGCTCGAACAGCTCACACGAGCCGAGCTGGAGCGCCTCGAACTGCTCCAGCGCCGCACGCCGAGCCATCCGGACGTGATCGCCATCGACGAGCGGATCGCGGAAATCAAATCCAACCTCGCCGAATTCAACGAGAACACGATCACGGCCTATGACGTGATCATCAAATCGCTCCGCAAGAAACGCGACAACCTGAACGGCCTGATCCGCTCCTACAACGCCCGGGTGGCGAACATCGCCAGCAACGAAGGACAGCTGATGGCGCTGCAGCGCGAGCGGGACCTGAACGAGAAGATGTACCTCATGCTGGCCGACAAGCGCGAAGAGATGCGTCTGGCCGAGCTGTCGAACGTGCAGGACATCATCATCGTCGAGAGCGCGGTGCTCCCGATCGAGCCGATCCTGCCGCGCCGGACGATCACCGTCCTGATCGGCACCGTGCTGGGCCTGCTCGCCGGCCTCACGCTCGTCTTCCTGATCGAATTCCAGGGCAAGACGATCATGAGCATCCGGGAGGTGGAGGAAGGATTGATGCTGCCGGTGCTGGCCATCATGCCTACCTTCCCCGCCGAGTTCCGCGAGAAGATCCGCCGCGGCTATCACCTGCGCAATCACCTCGACCTGCTCACCGACACCCGCTACGGATTCAAGGAATCCTACCGCATGCTGCGCACGAAGCTGAGCTTCACGCTCTCCACCAAGCGGAGCCCCACCAAAAACAACATCCTGTTTACGAGCTGCGAGGAGGACACGGGCAAGACGACCATCGTCACCAACTTCTCGCTGCTCCTGGCCCTGGCCGGCAAGCGCATTCTCGTCATCGACTGCGACCTCAAAAACCCGAGCGTGGGCCGGTTCTTCGGGATCCCGTTCAACGCGCCGGGCCTCATCGACTTCATCCTGCACGACTACATCACCGTGCCCGACATCTACCGGCCGCTCGAAGACGACACCTACCGCGACGCCCCGTTTTTTAACCCGACGATCCGGATGGTCGACCAGGAGCTGAGCCTCACGAGTCCGTCGCTGCATCTCGACGTCATCCCCGCCGGCGGATCCGTCGAGCATTCGAGCGAGCTGCTCGACTCCGAGAAATTCAAGGACTTCCTGTTCGAGATTTCGGGGTCGTACGACTACGTGCTCATCGATACGCCGCCCGTGACGCGAACGGTCGACGCCATGACCATCGGCAGCTTCATCAAAAACGCCGTCGTGATCGTCCGCCCCGGCCATACACGCAAGGACAACCTCAGCCGCGCGATCCAGGACTTTCGGCAGTTCAACGTGCACCTGCTGGGCAGCGTGATCAATGCGTGCGACATCAAGCGCTTCGCCAACGATTACGGCTACGGATATGGCTACGGCTACAACTACCGGTACGAATCGGACGTCCCGCGGCTGCCGGCGGCGGAAGCCGCCAGCTGATCCCGCCGCGCTGGAAGAGCACGACTGGAATACGCCAATGGCGCTATCGTGCTGCTCCACAAGGACCTGCCCGGGGCCCGCGTAATTAAGTATTCTGATGTAACTGATTCGACCCTCATTGATCCACGCACCCCCCTGTTTCCTCCCCCCGCTTCTCCAATGACGTCGACATTTCTGTAGTACACGCCATGAGTTTGCAAGAGTTGAGCGGGATCTCCGAGGAACGTCCATTCGATCCTCTGCCTGTCCTCATCCAACAGATCCGGTTGGAAGAACAGTCGCGCATCGTTTACCGGGTCACCAAACGGATATTCGATTTTACCGTATCGCTGGCGCTCATCCTGCTGGCGATGCCGTTGATGATCGTCATCGGCCTGGCCGTCAAGCTGACGTCCGCCGGCCCGATCCTCTTCCGCCAGGAGCGGGTGGGCAAGGGAGGCGAACCCTTTACGTTCGTCAAATTCCGTTCGATGACCCACAAGGCCGACACGGCGATCCACGAAGCCTACATGCGAAAACTGATCCGGGGCGAGGTCGGCAACGGCGAGGACGGCGAAGGGACCGACGGGTCGATGTATAAATTGAATAATGATCCCCGGGTCACCGAATTCGGCCGTTTTCTGCGCAAGACCAGCCTCGACGAACTCCCGCAGCTGTTCAATGTGCTTTCCGGTTCGATGAGCCTGGTCGGGCCTCGACCGCCCATCCCCTACGAAGTCAGCGCCTACAAAAGCTGGCACATGCAGCGTCTCCGCGTGAAACCCGGCGTCACCGGCCTGTGGCAGGTGAGCGGGCGCAGCGCGACGACATTCGATGAGATGGTTCGGCTGGACATCGACTACATCCAGCGACGGTCGCTCGCGCTCGATGTCCGCATCCTGCTCAAGACGATCCCGGCTGCACTGAATACCAAAACCGCCGCCTGAACGGCAGCCGGCCGCCCCCGCTCGCGCCGGCATCGCTCTTTACCGTCCGTAAAGGATTTACGGCGCTTTCGCTCGACCCATTGCTACGCCAACAGAACGCGGCATCGCCCACCCGGTGCGAGGCGGCGGCCTGCGCGCGCAAGCGAATAGCCCTGCTCACTGCCTATTCGCTCTGTACATACATCCATTCTCATGATTAAGCTAGGAGTCATCGGATGCGGATACTGGGGCCCCAACCTCATCCGCAACTTCAAAAAAACATCCGGCTGCGATGTAGCCATCTGCTGCGACCGCGACGAAAGCCGGCTGCAGCGCGTCGAGCACCTGTTCCCGGGCATGCCGACGACGACGGACTACCAGGAGCTGCTCGAATCCGACCTCGACGCCGTGGCGATCGCCACGCCGGTCTGGACCCATTATCCGCTCGCGAAGGCGTTTCTCGAACGGGGCAAACACGTGTTTGTCGAAAAACCGCTGACGCCCTCGAGCGACGAGTGCGTCGCGCTGATCGAGCTGGCCGAATCGCGCCGGCTTGCGCTCATGGTGGGCCACACGTTCGAGTACACCGCGGCGGTGAACAAGATCAAGGAAATCGTCCAGAGCGGCGAAATCGGCGAGGTGCTCTACATCAACAGCACCCGCGTGAACCTGGGGCTCTTCCAGAAGGACATCAACGTCATCTGGGACCTCGCGCCGCACGACATCTCGATCATCACGTATGTCCTGGGTAAGGAGCCCGTCTCCGTCAACGCCCAGGGCCGCAGCCACTTCGCCGACGGCATCGAGGATGTCGCGATGACGACGCTGCACTTCGAGGCCGGCCCGATCGCCTTCATCCGCAACAGCTGGATCGACCCGAACAAGGTGCGTTCGATGATCTTCGTCGGTTCGAAGAAGATGCTGGTTTACGACGACATCAGCCCGAACGAAAAGATCAAGATTTACGACAAGGGCGTCGAAAAACCGGATTATTACGACGATTTCGGCTCGTTCCAGTTCTCGTACCGGTACGGGGACATCTACATCCCGCGCATCGACGAGCACGAGGCGCTCGGCGCCGAGACGGCTCACTTCATCGAGAGCATTACGACCGGCCGGACGCCCCGAAGCGATGGATACAGCGGGTTGCGCGTGATCCGCACGATCGAGGCCGCCTGTCAATCCCTCAAGGCCGACGGCGCGGCCGTGCCGATCGCCGCGACGCGGGAAACGGTGCTGCAATCTGCCTCCTCCTAATCCCGGATCTCTCATGAATAACTCCCGCATCGCCGACGACGTCGTGCTCGGCGAAGATGTCAAGATTTACGGATTTGTAAACCTCTACGGATGCCAGATCGGGGCGCATTCGAAGATCGGTACGTTTGTCGAAGTTCAGAAGGGCGCGCGCATCGGCCGCAATTGCAAGATCTCGAGCCACAGCTTCGTCTGCGAGGGCGTGGCCATCGAGGACGGCGTGTTTGTGGGCCACGGCGTGATGTTCATCAACGACCTCTTCCCCCGCGCCACGGCGGCCGACGGCACGCTGCAGACGGAGGCCGACTGGACCTGCATCACGACGCACGTCATGGAGGGCGCCTCCATCGGGTCGAACGCCACCATTCTGTGCGGCGTGACGATCGGTGAGGGCGCGCTCGTGGGCGCCGGCAGCGTCGTGACGAAAGATGTCCCCGCGCGAACGGTCGTCGCCGGCAACCCCGCCCGGGTCATCCGAACCCTGTAGGACCGCGCGAAGCGCCGTCACCGGCCGGTGACGGTCCTCGGCGAGCGGTCTCCCGATCCCCTTTCGAGGTTCGAGGCCGCCCGCCCGCGAACCGCTTATTTGAAACCTGGAACGGCAAACGCAGCCACCCATCGGCACGGACGCGTTTGCACTTGGAGTGTCAACACATGGAAGTACCTTTCTTGAATCTCAAAGCGCAGTATCTGGCCATCCAGGAGGAAGTCCAGGAAGCCATCCAGCGCGTCATCGACAAGACGGCCTTCGCCGGCGGTCCGTTCGTGCAGCAGTTCGAGGAGGCCTATGCGGCCTATTGCCAGACCAAACACGCCATCGGAGTCGGCAGCGGCACCTCGGCGCTCTGGCTCGCGCTCGAAGGGCTGGGCATCGGCGAGGGCGACGAGGTCATCACCACCCCGAACACCTTCATCGCGACGGCCGAAGCCATCAGCTACGCCGGCGCCACGCCCGTCTTCGTCGACATCGACGAAAAGACCTACAACATCGACCCGTCGCTGATCGAGGAGAAAATCACGGCGCGCACCCGCGCCATCATCCCGGTCCACCTCTTCGGCCAGACGGCCGACCTGGCGCCGATCCTCGACATCGCGCGCAAGCACGGGCTGCACGTCATCGAAGACGCGAGCCAGGCGCACGGCGCGCTCTACCAGGGCCAGCCGGCCGGCTCCATCGGCGACGTGGGCTGCTTCAGCTTCTATCCCGGCAAAAACCTGGGCGCCTATGGCGAGGCCGGCGGCATCGTGACCAGCAACAGCGACCTGGCCCGGTACATCCAGATGGTGAAGGACCACGGGCAGTCGCAGAAATACTATCACGACATCGTGGGCTGGAACGACCGCATGGACGGCATCCAGGGCGCGGTGCTTTCCGTCAAGCTCAAATACATCGACCGGTGGAACGAGCTGCGCCGGCAGCATGCGCAGACCTACTCCAACCTCCTGTCCGACGTGGACGGCGTCGTACTGCCGCATGTGGCGGAATACGGCACGCACGTCTATCACATCTACGCCATCCGCGTGGATCGGCGCGATCAGGTCAAGGCCGAGATGGAAAAGCGCGGCGTCTACTGCGGCATCCACTACCCGCTGCCGCTGCACCTCCAGAAAGCGTATGAGGACCTGGGCCACGTGCGGGGCGATTTCCCGGTCACCGAGCGGTGCAGCGACACCTACCTCTCCCTGCCGATGTACCCGGAGCTGACGCACGAGCAGATCATGCAGGTGGTGTCGGTGCTCAAGGCGAGCCTGGCCGCGGTCGACGGACTCGACATCGAGGGCGACGGCCACGCGTCCGCCGCGGCGCCGGCCTACAAGAAGACGGCCATCATTTCCTGACGGATGCCGGCGCGGGTTCGGGGGTTTCGCCCCGAGCCCGCCCGGAGCTCGACCTGCGCGGCACGATTTACCACCGCCAATCCTCCGTAGATCCTTGCGGCCGGACTGATACTACTTGTAGCGGGCCCGCCGCCGCCATTGTCCTATTTTTCGTCTCGCCATGGCGCGTGCCGCGCCGTGATCCGACCATGCTCAGGGAGGTCTTTTACCGGCTCAAGCCGCTCATACCGCGCACGATGCAGATCGCGATGCGCCGGCGGCTGATTGAGTGGCAGCGCCGCCAGGTAGAGCCGATATGGCCGATCGACCCGGCCTCGGCCACGCCGCCGGCGGGATGGACCGGCTGGCCCGACGGCGCCCAGTTCGCGCTGGTTCTCACGCACGACGTCGAGAAATCCATCGGCCAGTCGCGCAGCATCCAGCTCGCCGAGATGGAGCGCGACCGCGGCTTCCGATCCTCCTTCAACTTTGTCCCGGAGCGGTATCCGGACAACCCCTCCATCCGCCGGCAGCTCGGCGACATGGGCTTCGAGGTGGGCGTCCACGGCCTCAACCACGACGGCAAGCTCTACAGCTCGCGCGAGGAATTCATGCGCCGGGCGGTGCGCATCAACGGCTACATCGCCTCCTGGGGCGCCCACGGCTTCCGGTCGCCGGCCATGCACC
This region of Rhodothermales bacterium genomic DNA includes:
- a CDS encoding SLBB domain-containing protein, translated to MAQEMRLGDGVRVTIFNVDDDVSGDYFVMTDWTMQLPYIGMVSVNERPFDAVRSEIMERYRQIYRDPELSVQPLFRVSVLGEVRDPGIYFVTGYERLTDLMAMAGGETLDADLDQLYLLREGDKININAKEILKRGDTLSDFGLMSGDQLYVSRVGLVSYRNASLLISGVGVIATVAAIFIARR
- a CDS encoding DapH/DapD/GlmU-related protein, translated to MNNSRIADDVVLGEDVKIYGFVNLYGCQIGAHSKIGTFVEVQKGARIGRNCKISSHSFVCEGVAIEDGVFVGHGVMFINDLFPRATAADGTLQTEADWTCITTHVMEGASIGSNATILCGVTIGEGALVGAGSVVTKDVPARTVVAGNPARVIRTL
- a CDS encoding Gfo/Idh/MocA family oxidoreductase: MIKLGVIGCGYWGPNLIRNFKKTSGCDVAICCDRDESRLQRVEHLFPGMPTTTDYQELLESDLDAVAIATPVWTHYPLAKAFLERGKHVFVEKPLTPSSDECVALIELAESRRLALMVGHTFEYTAAVNKIKEIVQSGEIGEVLYINSTRVNLGLFQKDINVIWDLAPHDISIITYVLGKEPVSVNAQGRSHFADGIEDVAMTTLHFEAGPIAFIRNSWIDPNKVRSMIFVGSKKMLVYDDISPNEKIKIYDKGVEKPDYYDDFGSFQFSYRYGDIYIPRIDEHEALGAETAHFIESITTGRTPRSDGYSGLRVIRTIEAACQSLKADGAAVPIAATRETVLQSASS
- a CDS encoding sugar transferase, with product MSLQELSGISEERPFDPLPVLIQQIRLEEQSRIVYRVTKRIFDFTVSLALILLAMPLMIVIGLAVKLTSAGPILFRQERVGKGGEPFTFVKFRSMTHKADTAIHEAYMRKLIRGEVGNGEDGEGTDGSMYKLNNDPRVTEFGRFLRKTSLDELPQLFNVLSGSMSLVGPRPPIPYEVSAYKSWHMQRLRVKPGVTGLWQVSGRSATTFDEMVRLDIDYIQRRSLALDVRILLKTIPAALNTKTAA
- a CDS encoding DegT/DnrJ/EryC1/StrS family aminotransferase; this encodes MEVPFLNLKAQYLAIQEEVQEAIQRVIDKTAFAGGPFVQQFEEAYAAYCQTKHAIGVGSGTSALWLALEGLGIGEGDEVITTPNTFIATAEAISYAGATPVFVDIDEKTYNIDPSLIEEKITARTRAIIPVHLFGQTADLAPILDIARKHGLHVIEDASQAHGALYQGQPAGSIGDVGCFSFYPGKNLGAYGEAGGIVTSNSDLARYIQMVKDHGQSQKYYHDIVGWNDRMDGIQGAVLSVKLKYIDRWNELRRQHAQTYSNLLSDVDGVVLPHVAEYGTHVYHIYAIRVDRRDQVKAEMEKRGVYCGIHYPLPLHLQKAYEDLGHVRGDFPVTERCSDTYLSLPMYPELTHEQIMQVVSVLKASLAAVDGLDIEGDGHASAAAPAYKKTAIIS
- a CDS encoding polysaccharide biosynthesis tyrosine autokinase, which encodes MGTPLLESGNNYNPFTQGPKKDPLLTFGDLIQIVYRHKHVLIITTILFAALAVAYTMVTKPVYQANVTLKKEQNTAKGGPVDDFSRILFAQQAMDQIDTEAQLLTSRQVLESVVLELDLLVTVGQFQVPDLIDYAFDMSLAEYQHELDQHPESGVPRIKIDEYNVKPGFRTVPGGSYRLRVNERGLLELHDMEVDSLLAMASSTREAVFTLPHFTMRVDWPNPVAGSELRFETGTPERVVGDLGDQIDVENPPNTTLLRATVRSNSPYMAQLIANTLATSFQASRFEHKREAIRYSSKFIDDQLTEITTNLRRSEDSLSTFRGRNRITSIDEGTRETIEFITQLESEKVQTELELAQYESRYETLKGQFSEKGFFDQTYLTPQTDQNSNYTPFSTLLEQLTRAELERLELLQRRTPSHPDVIAIDERIAEIKSNLAEFNENTITAYDVIIKSLRKKRDNLNGLIRSYNARVANIASNEGQLMALQRERDLNEKMYLMLADKREEMRLAELSNVQDIIIVESAVLPIEPILPRRTITVLIGTVLGLLAGLTLVFLIEFQGKTIMSIREVEEGLMLPVLAIMPTFPAEFREKIRRGYHLRNHLDLLTDTRYGFKESYRMLRTKLSFTLSTKRSPTKNNILFTSCEEDTGKTTIVTNFSLLLALAGKRILVIDCDLKNPSVGRFFGIPFNAPGLIDFILHDYITVPDIYRPLEDDTYRDAPFFNPTIRMVDQELSLTSPSLHLDVIPAGGSVEHSSELLDSEKFKDFLFEISGSYDYVLIDTPPVTRTVDAMTIGSFIKNAVVIVRPGHTRKDNLSRAIQDFRQFNVHLLGSVINACDIKRFANDYGYGYGYGYNYRYESDVPRLPAAEAAS
- a CDS encoding MBL fold metallo-hydrolase; the protein is MKLTFWGAARTVTGSKHLLELENGKRLLLDCGLYQGRRAEAEHINRNFGFEASSIDVVLLSHAHIDHAGLLPKLYKEGFRGRVYATHATYDLASLLLYDSAHIQEKDVECVNRIRKRKDKEPVEALYDDDDVEGILNRFVSVSYGDPFSPVEGVSVVYRDAGHILGSATMVLTIQERGRTIRLGFTGDVGSPGRPILRDPQPMDACDYLISESTYGGKVHEPADQAKNRLAEVVERTSARGGKVIIPAFAVGRTQEIVYALDQLQNEDRLPPIPMYVDSPLAVNATGVFMAHPECFDRNLLQYMRSDPNPFGFEKLTYIRDVQDSKKLNDSRMPMVIISASGMCEAGRVLHHLRNNIEDPRATVIMVGFCAEHTLGKKLIDKLPEVRIFGETHPLRAEVVVMNSYSAHADEPGLLSVIGTLDKSQLRKIFLVHGAPERQDAFKATLERNGYRDVVIPEHGESFEIG